Proteins from a genomic interval of Scatophagus argus isolate fScaArg1 chromosome 6, fScaArg1.pri, whole genome shotgun sequence:
- the LOC124060262 gene encoding ephrin type-B receptor 3-like isoform X7, which yields MTMDYFLLLCSLLLPVVSAVEETLMDTKWATTELAWTAHPETGWEEVSGYDDAMNPIRTYQVCNVRELNQNNWLRSDFIPRKDVLRVYVEMKFTVRDCNSIPNIPGSCKETFNLFYYESDSDSATATSPFWMENPYVKVDTIAPDESFSMLESGRVNTKVRSFGPLSKAGFYLAFQDLGACMSLISVRVFYKKCSTTIANFAVFPETATGAEATSLVIAPGTCVPNALEVSVPLKLYCNGDGEWMVPVGACTCSAGFEPAMKDSQCQACSPGTFKSKQGDGFCLPCPANSRASSGASSVCSCRNGYYRSDTDSPDSACTTVPSAPRNVISSVNETSLVLEWSDPRDLGGREDIFYNVICKKCLPERGMCSRCDDNVEISPRHLGLTQRRVAVRNLQAHTQYSFEIQAVNGVSNKSPYTPQFSTVNITTNQAAPSAVPTVHLMAATASTMSLSWLPPEKPNGIILDYEIKYHEKVSGNDQGEAIAHTMTAQRSNARIEGLKAGTPYVVQVRARTVAGYGRYSSPADFSTNLQTDPPKSWQEQLPLIVGSATATLVFIIAVVVIAIVCLRKQRNGSESEYTEKLQQYKSPIVTPGMKVYIDPFTYEDPNEAVREFAKEIDVSCVKIEEVIGAGNPPKLLSYRGKTASHLQAIPLEDFTQSGEFGEVCRGRLKLPGRREIIVAIKTLKVGYTDRQRRDFLSEASIMGQFDHPNIIRLEGVVTKSRPVMIVTEFMENGALDSFLRLNDGQFTVIQLVGMLRGIAAGMKYLSDMNYVHRDLAARNILVNSNLVCKVSDFGLSRFLEDDPTDPTYTSSLGGKIPIRWTAPEAIAYRKFTSASDVWSYGIVMWEVMSYGERPYWDMSNQDVINAVEQDYRLPPPMDCPTALHQLMLDCWVKERNLRPKFTQIVATLDKLIRNAASLKVVTNSTQSTGDLLRIGVTLAGHQKKILGSIQDMRLQMNQTLPVQV from the exons AGACACTGATGGACACGAAGTGGGCCACGACAGAATTAGCCTGGACTGCACACCCTGAGACTGGG TGGGAAGAGGTGAGCGGCTACGATGACGCCATGAACCCCATCCGGACATACCAAGTCTGCAATGTTCGTGAGCTCAACCAGAACAACTGGCTACGCAGTGACTTCATCCCACGAAAGGATGTGCTGCGCGTATATGTGGAGATGAAATTTACAGTGCGCGACTGCAACAGCATTCCTAACATCCCAGGTTCCTGCAAAGAGACCTTCAACCTCTTCTACTATGAATCTGACTCAGATTCAGCCACAGCCACCAGCCCTTTCTGGATGGAGAACCCTTATGTGAAGGTGGACACTATTGCCCCGGATGAGAGCTTTTCCATGCTTGAGTCTGGACGCGTAAACACAAAAGTCAGAAGTTTTGGGCCATTGTCCAAAGCTGGGTTCTACTTGGCCTTCCAGGACCTCGGTGCTTGCATGTCACTCATCTCAGTTAGGGTCTTTTACAAGAAGTGCTCCACTACCATTGCCAACTTTGCTGTTTTCCCAGAGACAGCAACTGGTGCCGAAGCAACATCCTTAGTTATTGCACCAGGAACTTGCGTCCCCAACGCTCTGGAGGTTTCTGTGCCACTGAAGCTTTATTGCAACGGAGATGGCGAGTGGATGGTTCCTGTGGGAGCCTGCACCTGCTCAGCTGGTTTTGAACCAGCCATGAAGGATAGCCAATGTCAAG CTTGCAGCCCTGGCACCTTCAAGTCCAAACAGGGAGATGGCTTCTGCTTGCCCTGTCCAGCCAACAGCCGCGCCAGCTCAGGAGCATCCAGTGTTTGTTCCTGTCGAAACGGTTACTACCGCTCGGATACAGATTCTCCAGACTCCGCGTGCACCA CTGTTCCTTCGGCACCACGCAATGTCATCTCAAGTGTGAACGAAACCTCGCTTGTGCTGGAATGGAGCGATCCACGTGACTTGGGTGGTCGTGAAGACATCTTCTACAATGTCATCTGTAAGAAGTGTCTGCCGGAGCGAGGAATGTGCTCAAGGTGTGACGACAATGTTGAAATCTCGCCACGCCACCTCGGCCTGACCCAGCGCCGCGTGGCTGTCCGTAACCTACAAGCCCACACACAGTACAGCTTCGAGATCCAGGCGGTCAATGGTGTTTCCAACAAGAGCCCCTATACACCTCAGTTTTCTACAGTGAACATCACCACAAATCAGGCCG CTCCGTCTGCAGTGCCTACAGTTCACCTGATGGCGGCCACAGCGAGTACCATGAGTCTGTCCTGGCTGCCTCCAGAGAAACCCAACGGAATCATTCTGGATTATGAGATTAAGTACCATGAGAAGGTAAGCGGCAAT GATCAGGGTGAGGCCATTGCCCATACCATGACTGCCCAACGCAGCAACGCTCGCATTGAAGGTCTCAAGGCTGGTACGCCTTATGTGGTACAGGTCCGTGCCCGAACAGTGGCTGGTTACGGCCGTTACAGCAGCCCAGCCGACTTCAGCACAAACCTGCAAA CTGATCCTCCAAAGTCATGGCAGGAGCAGCTACCACTCATCGTGGGATCAGCCACCGCCACCTTGGTCTTCATCATTGCAGTTGTGGTCATTGCTATTGTCTGCCTCAG gaagcagagaaaTGGTTCAGAGTCAGAGTACACAGAGAAACTGCAGCAGTACA AATCCCCAATAGTAACGCCGGGAATGAAGGTCTACATTGACCCCTTCACCTATGAGGATCCCAATGAGGCAGTGCGAGAGTTTGCCAAGGAAATCGATGTCTCCTGCGTGAAGATCGAGGAGGTCATCGGCGCAGGTAACCCACCAAAGCTCCTGAGCTACAGGGGGAAGACTGCTAGTCACCTCCAGGCCATACCGTTAGAGGACTTCACACAAAGCG GAGAGTTTGGGGAAGTGTGCCGCGGTCGGCTCAAGTTGCCTGGGCGCCGGGAGATCATTGTAGCCATCAAGACACTCAAGGTGGGCTACACTGACCGCCAGAGACGAGACTTCCTGTCCGAGGCTTCTATCATGGGCCAGTTCGACCACCCCAACATTATCCGTCTTGAAGGTGTGGTCACCAAGAGCCGCCCAGTGATGATTGTGACTGAGTTCATGGAGAATGGAGCACTAGACTCTTTCCTAAGG CTCAATGACGGTCAGTTCACAGTGATCCAGTTGGTTGGCATGCTGCGTGGTATCGCAGCAGGCATGAAGTATCTGTCAGACATGAACTATGTGCACAGAGACTTGGCTGCCCGTAACATCTTGGTGAACAGTAATCTAGTGTGTAAGGTGTCTGATTTTGGCCTATCTCGCTTTCTGGAGGATGACCCAACAGATCCCACCTATACCAGCTCCCTG GGAGGAAAAATCCCCATTCGCTGGACAGCTCCCGAGGCAATTGCCTATAGGAAGTTCACCTCGGCCAGTGACGTGTGGAGCTACGGCATTGTCATGTGGGAAGTGATGTCGTATGGCGAGCGGCCGTACTGGGACATGAGCAATCAAGAT GTGATAAATGCAGTGGAGCAGGACTATCGACTGCCCCCACCCATGGACTGCCCCACAGCACTGCACCAGCTCATGCTGGACTGCTGGGTGAAAGAGAGGAACCTGCGACCCAAATTCACTCAGATTGTGGCCACGCTGGATAAGCTTATCCGCAATGCTGCCAGCCTTAAGGTGGTCACCAACAGCACACAGTCCACTGG
- the LOC124060262 gene encoding ephrin type-B receptor 3-like isoform X8: protein MTMDYFLLLCSLLLPVVSAVEETLMDTKWATTELAWTAHPETGWEEVSGYDDAMNPIRTYQVCNVRELNQNNWLRSDFIPRKDVLRVYVEMKFTVRDCNSIPNIPGSCKETFNLFYYESDSDSATATSPFWMENPYVKVDTIAPDESFSMLESGRVNTKVRSFGPLSKAGFYLAFQDLGACMSLISVRVFYKKCSTTIANFAVFPETATGAEATSLVIAPGTCVPNALEVSVPLKLYCNGDGEWMVPVGACTCSAGFEPAMKDSQCQACSPGTFKSKQGDGFCLPCPANSRASSGASSVCSCRNGYYRSDTDSPDSACTTVPSAPRNVISSVNETSLVLEWSDPRDLGGREDIFYNVICKKCLPERGMCSRCDDNVEISPRHLGLTQRRVAVRNLQAHTQYSFEIQAVNGVSNKSPYTPQFSTVNITTNQAAPSAVPTVHLMAATASTMSLSWLPPEKPNGIILDYEIKYHEKVSGNDQGEAIAHTMTAQRSNARIEGLKAGTPYVVQVRARTVAGYGRYSSPADFSTNLQTDPPKSWQEQLPLIVGSATATLVFIIAVVVIAIVCLRKQRNGSESEYTEKLQQYITPGMKVYIDPFTYEDPNEAVREFAKEIDVSCVKIEEVIGAGEFGEVCRGRLKLPGRREIIVAIKTLKVGYTDRQRRDFLSEASIMGQFDHPNIIRLEGVVTKSRPVMIVTEFMENGALDSFLRLNDGQFTVIQLVGMLRGIAAGMKYLSDMNYVHRDLAARNILVNSNLVCKVSDFGLSRFLEDDPTDPTYTSSLGGKIPIRWTAPEAIAYRKFTSASDVWSYGIVMWEVMSYGERPYWDMSNQDVINAVEQDYRLPPPMDCPTALHQLMLDCWVKERNLRPKFTQIVATLDKLIRNAASLKVVTNSTQSTGDLLRIGVTLAGHQKKILGSIQDMRLQMNQTLPVQV from the exons AGACACTGATGGACACGAAGTGGGCCACGACAGAATTAGCCTGGACTGCACACCCTGAGACTGGG TGGGAAGAGGTGAGCGGCTACGATGACGCCATGAACCCCATCCGGACATACCAAGTCTGCAATGTTCGTGAGCTCAACCAGAACAACTGGCTACGCAGTGACTTCATCCCACGAAAGGATGTGCTGCGCGTATATGTGGAGATGAAATTTACAGTGCGCGACTGCAACAGCATTCCTAACATCCCAGGTTCCTGCAAAGAGACCTTCAACCTCTTCTACTATGAATCTGACTCAGATTCAGCCACAGCCACCAGCCCTTTCTGGATGGAGAACCCTTATGTGAAGGTGGACACTATTGCCCCGGATGAGAGCTTTTCCATGCTTGAGTCTGGACGCGTAAACACAAAAGTCAGAAGTTTTGGGCCATTGTCCAAAGCTGGGTTCTACTTGGCCTTCCAGGACCTCGGTGCTTGCATGTCACTCATCTCAGTTAGGGTCTTTTACAAGAAGTGCTCCACTACCATTGCCAACTTTGCTGTTTTCCCAGAGACAGCAACTGGTGCCGAAGCAACATCCTTAGTTATTGCACCAGGAACTTGCGTCCCCAACGCTCTGGAGGTTTCTGTGCCACTGAAGCTTTATTGCAACGGAGATGGCGAGTGGATGGTTCCTGTGGGAGCCTGCACCTGCTCAGCTGGTTTTGAACCAGCCATGAAGGATAGCCAATGTCAAG CTTGCAGCCCTGGCACCTTCAAGTCCAAACAGGGAGATGGCTTCTGCTTGCCCTGTCCAGCCAACAGCCGCGCCAGCTCAGGAGCATCCAGTGTTTGTTCCTGTCGAAACGGTTACTACCGCTCGGATACAGATTCTCCAGACTCCGCGTGCACCA CTGTTCCTTCGGCACCACGCAATGTCATCTCAAGTGTGAACGAAACCTCGCTTGTGCTGGAATGGAGCGATCCACGTGACTTGGGTGGTCGTGAAGACATCTTCTACAATGTCATCTGTAAGAAGTGTCTGCCGGAGCGAGGAATGTGCTCAAGGTGTGACGACAATGTTGAAATCTCGCCACGCCACCTCGGCCTGACCCAGCGCCGCGTGGCTGTCCGTAACCTACAAGCCCACACACAGTACAGCTTCGAGATCCAGGCGGTCAATGGTGTTTCCAACAAGAGCCCCTATACACCTCAGTTTTCTACAGTGAACATCACCACAAATCAGGCCG CTCCGTCTGCAGTGCCTACAGTTCACCTGATGGCGGCCACAGCGAGTACCATGAGTCTGTCCTGGCTGCCTCCAGAGAAACCCAACGGAATCATTCTGGATTATGAGATTAAGTACCATGAGAAGGTAAGCGGCAAT GATCAGGGTGAGGCCATTGCCCATACCATGACTGCCCAACGCAGCAACGCTCGCATTGAAGGTCTCAAGGCTGGTACGCCTTATGTGGTACAGGTCCGTGCCCGAACAGTGGCTGGTTACGGCCGTTACAGCAGCCCAGCCGACTTCAGCACAAACCTGCAAA CTGATCCTCCAAAGTCATGGCAGGAGCAGCTACCACTCATCGTGGGATCAGCCACCGCCACCTTGGTCTTCATCATTGCAGTTGTGGTCATTGCTATTGTCTGCCTCAG gaagcagagaaaTGGTTCAGAGTCAGAGTACACAGAGAAACTGCAGCAGTACA TAACGCCGGGAATGAAGGTCTACATTGACCCCTTCACCTATGAGGATCCCAATGAGGCAGTGCGAGAGTTTGCCAAGGAAATCGATGTCTCCTGCGTGAAGATCGAGGAGGTCATCGGCGCAG GAGAGTTTGGGGAAGTGTGCCGCGGTCGGCTCAAGTTGCCTGGGCGCCGGGAGATCATTGTAGCCATCAAGACACTCAAGGTGGGCTACACTGACCGCCAGAGACGAGACTTCCTGTCCGAGGCTTCTATCATGGGCCAGTTCGACCACCCCAACATTATCCGTCTTGAAGGTGTGGTCACCAAGAGCCGCCCAGTGATGATTGTGACTGAGTTCATGGAGAATGGAGCACTAGACTCTTTCCTAAGG CTCAATGACGGTCAGTTCACAGTGATCCAGTTGGTTGGCATGCTGCGTGGTATCGCAGCAGGCATGAAGTATCTGTCAGACATGAACTATGTGCACAGAGACTTGGCTGCCCGTAACATCTTGGTGAACAGTAATCTAGTGTGTAAGGTGTCTGATTTTGGCCTATCTCGCTTTCTGGAGGATGACCCAACAGATCCCACCTATACCAGCTCCCTG GGAGGAAAAATCCCCATTCGCTGGACAGCTCCCGAGGCAATTGCCTATAGGAAGTTCACCTCGGCCAGTGACGTGTGGAGCTACGGCATTGTCATGTGGGAAGTGATGTCGTATGGCGAGCGGCCGTACTGGGACATGAGCAATCAAGAT GTGATAAATGCAGTGGAGCAGGACTATCGACTGCCCCCACCCATGGACTGCCCCACAGCACTGCACCAGCTCATGCTGGACTGCTGGGTGAAAGAGAGGAACCTGCGACCCAAATTCACTCAGATTGTGGCCACGCTGGATAAGCTTATCCGCAATGCTGCCAGCCTTAAGGTGGTCACCAACAGCACACAGTCCACTGG